One region of Microbacterium sp. M28 genomic DNA includes:
- a CDS encoding alpha/beta fold hydrolase, protein MTAHHLGRSLHWRGRRVAWDRFGAGEPLVFLHGTPWSSALWRRIADALSARFTVHLWDMPGYGASSKDADHRVDLGFQGELFAFLLEQWGLDRPHIVAHDIGGAVALRARLLHGARYASLCLVDVVALSPWGSPFFRLVQEHADVFAQLPAAVHRGAVEAYIRGASHTGVSGSDSAMLMLPWSDAQGQAAFYRQIAQADEGFTDEIEPRYGEIDEPVHIVWGAEDTWIPADRASRLQTRIAGASLAVVPDAGHLIQLDAPEALTAELARWLDGR, encoded by the coding sequence ATGACTGCGCATCACCTCGGTCGTTCGCTGCACTGGCGAGGACGCCGCGTCGCCTGGGATCGTTTCGGTGCGGGGGAGCCGCTGGTCTTCCTGCACGGCACACCGTGGTCATCGGCGCTGTGGCGCCGGATCGCGGACGCCCTGTCCGCGCGCTTCACCGTCCACCTGTGGGACATGCCGGGCTACGGTGCGTCCTCGAAGGACGCAGATCACAGGGTGGATCTCGGATTCCAGGGCGAACTGTTCGCGTTCCTGCTCGAGCAGTGGGGTCTCGACCGGCCGCACATCGTCGCGCACGACATCGGCGGCGCGGTCGCACTGCGCGCGCGTCTGCTGCACGGCGCGAGGTATGCGTCGCTCTGCCTGGTCGATGTGGTCGCGCTGTCGCCATGGGGCTCGCCGTTCTTCCGCCTCGTTCAGGAGCACGCGGACGTCTTCGCACAGCTGCCCGCCGCCGTGCACCGCGGGGCGGTCGAGGCCTACATCCGCGGCGCCAGCCACACCGGCGTGAGCGGCAGCGACTCGGCGATGCTGATGTTGCCGTGGAGCGACGCGCAGGGGCAGGCGGCCTTCTACCGTCAGATCGCGCAGGCGGATGAGGGCTTCACCGACGAGATCGAGCCACGGTACGGCGAGATCGACGAACCCGTGCACATCGTCTGGGGCGCGGAGGACACCTGGATACCGGCGGATCGAGCCTCACGTCTCCAGACGCGGATCGCGGGGGCCTCGCTCGCCGTCGTCCCGGACGCGGGCCACCTGATCCAGCTCGACGCACCCGAGGCGCTCACCGCGGAACTCGCACGCTGGCTCGACGGACGCTGA
- a CDS encoding DeoR/GlpR family DNA-binding transcription regulator: MLSAQRRAYLLETLRRDGKVVAKDIAAELGLSEDSIRRDLREMAAEGLCQRVYGGALPLSPAVVGYDQRKLVSVEGKQRVAAKALELIDHGSTIIIDGGTTALALARLLPSSLQCTVVTHSPTVASALVEHPSVDVFIIGGRLFKHSAVASGAAAVEAAERISADMFFLGVTGIHPDNGLTTGDPDEAAMKRVLASRAAETYVLGSAEKVGAASPYGVIGFEDAAGLITDADRRSDVVRALSERVRIVDAGA, from the coding sequence ATGCTCAGTGCACAACGGCGCGCCTACCTTCTCGAGACGCTCCGTCGCGACGGAAAGGTCGTCGCGAAGGATATCGCCGCCGAACTGGGTCTCTCCGAGGACAGCATCCGCCGTGATCTGCGGGAGATGGCCGCAGAGGGACTCTGCCAACGGGTCTACGGCGGCGCGCTTCCCCTCTCGCCTGCGGTGGTCGGATACGACCAGCGCAAGCTGGTCTCGGTCGAGGGCAAGCAACGCGTCGCGGCCAAGGCCCTCGAACTGATCGATCACGGCAGCACGATCATCATCGACGGCGGTACGACCGCCCTGGCTCTCGCGCGGCTTCTGCCGTCGTCTTTGCAGTGCACGGTCGTCACTCACAGCCCGACGGTCGCGTCCGCGCTCGTCGAGCATCCGAGCGTCGACGTGTTCATCATCGGAGGACGTCTCTTCAAGCACTCGGCCGTCGCGTCCGGCGCGGCCGCCGTCGAAGCCGCGGAGCGCATCTCCGCAGACATGTTCTTCCTCGGCGTCACCGGCATCCATCCCGACAACGGGCTGACCACGGGGGATCCGGACGAGGCTGCGATGAAGCGCGTGCTGGCTTCGCGTGCCGCGGAGACCTACGTGCTCGGGTCCGCCGAGAAGGTCGGGGCGGCATCTCCGTACGGCGTCATCGGGTTCGAGGACGCCGCCGGTCTGATCACCGATGCCGACCGGCGCTCCGATGTCGTGCGTGCACTGAGCGAAAGGGTCCGCATCGTCGACGCCGGCGCGTGA
- a CDS encoding ATP-binding cassette domain-containing protein — MSRRSPSPNVIDCSDLVIDRIGHGGATRAVDGVTFQIAPGGLLCVAGPTGSGKSTLVAALAGSTDPSVRIVGGSAEVCGVNVRKPGRRHRELTYLSGFVPQGAGASLPPSLTVTEVIAEPILIREKKVNTRALSIRIATLLDELHLPLGTADKFPYELSAGMRQRVAIARAFVLEPKVLVADEVLANLDLEVRPVVFDAITRRRTEQGMGALLVTNDAAFIRELKAETLMLRGGHVVARGVGDDLLWVPNAEADSQR; from the coding sequence GTGATCGACTGCTCGGATCTGGTGATCGACCGGATCGGGCACGGCGGTGCCACCAGAGCCGTCGACGGTGTGACGTTCCAGATCGCCCCCGGCGGTCTGCTCTGCGTCGCCGGTCCCACCGGGTCGGGCAAATCGACGCTCGTCGCCGCGCTGGCCGGCTCCACCGATCCGTCAGTGCGGATCGTCGGAGGCAGCGCTGAGGTGTGCGGCGTCAATGTGCGAAAGCCTGGGCGGCGGCACCGTGAATTGACGTACCTCAGCGGTTTCGTGCCGCAGGGAGCGGGGGCATCCCTGCCGCCGAGCCTGACGGTCACCGAGGTGATCGCCGAGCCGATTCTCATCCGGGAGAAGAAGGTCAACACCCGCGCGCTGTCGATCCGCATCGCGACGCTGCTGGACGAGTTGCACCTGCCGCTCGGGACGGCCGACAAGTTCCCGTACGAGCTGAGCGCGGGGATGCGGCAGCGCGTCGCGATAGCGCGCGCCTTCGTGCTGGAGCCCAAGGTGCTCGTCGCCGACGAGGTGCTCGCCAATCTCGATCTCGAAGTGCGGCCGGTCGTGTTCGATGCGATCACCCGGCGTCGCACCGAGCAGGGCATGGGAGCGCTGCTCGTCACGAACGATGCCGCTTTCATCCGCGAGCTGAAGGCCGAGACGCTCATGCTGCGCGGCGGTCACGTCGTCGCCCGCGGCGTCGGCGACGATCTGCTGTGGGTGCCGAACGCCGAGGCGGACTCCCAGCGATGA